From Amycolatopsis sp. YIM 10, the proteins below share one genomic window:
- a CDS encoding DoxX family protein: MFARVKDVAALVGRIGIAVVFFAHGLQKWNNGVDATANMFEGMGLPLPTVAALFTIAVEVLGSIAFLLGLALPLVGVGYAIVGVGAIFAVHIDNGLTGQGGYELVLVLALAGLAIGFNGGRLSLDHLLFTRKRENAGAERLSAQTA, translated from the coding sequence ATGTTCGCTCGAGTCAAGGATGTCGCCGCGCTGGTCGGCCGGATCGGGATCGCCGTGGTGTTCTTCGCGCACGGGCTGCAGAAGTGGAACAACGGGGTGGACGCCACGGCGAACATGTTCGAGGGCATGGGCCTGCCGCTGCCGACCGTGGCCGCGTTGTTCACCATCGCGGTGGAGGTACTCGGTTCGATCGCCTTCCTGCTCGGCCTCGCGCTGCCGCTGGTCGGCGTCGGTTACGCGATCGTCGGCGTCGGCGCGATCTTCGCCGTGCACATCGACAACGGCCTGACCGGCCAGGGCGGCTACGAACTGGTGCTGGTGCTCGCGCTGGCCGGGCTGGCGATCGGCTTCAACGGCGGCAGGCTCTCCCTGGACCACCTGCTGTTCACCCGCAAGCGCGAGAACGCGGGCGCCGAGCGGCTGTCCGCGCAGACCGCCTGA
- a CDS encoding LCP family protein: protein MTEGPPRPYIESAGAAPRRRSAPAAFALWSGRTLVALVSAVVLTMTWYGSQVLGELNEGLTTTDVIGGGFQKKPLDGAVDILLVGQDSRTDNEGNPLPREVLDMINGGKADGERQTDTMILVHIPQNGEQAVAISFPRDSLVELSGGYGKHKLNSAFVYAYNDTASTLQQQGEADLKKVDEQAKVAGRKNLISTIETLIGKPGMIDRYAEVNLLSFYEVTQAIGGVEVCLNQPVKEWRSGIDLPAGLQTVQGKQALSFVRQRYELPNGDLDRIARQQAFLSGLARKVLSPDVLMSPARITDVINAVKKSVILSKDWDLLEFAEQMRGMTGGRVEFHTIPTEGNGKYGGADIVKIDNDKVKAFVDGLTDDGPAAAPPATGTPDGKIPGAEKVTVDVFNASGNANTATQLKELLRTKGFRDGASTQLDGRSTTVVRFAPGEQAAADAIKQAMGDKVQTEPDADVPAGHVRVLLGRDYKVDANGAAGAGQSSAPPPSQPEEPAAPPAETPPAGPPPITAGGVPCVN, encoded by the coding sequence GTGACCGAGGGGCCGCCGCGGCCATACATCGAATCCGCGGGAGCGGCGCCGCGACGGCGCAGCGCGCCCGCCGCGTTCGCGCTCTGGAGCGGAAGAACGCTGGTCGCGCTGGTTTCCGCGGTGGTGCTGACGATGACCTGGTACGGCTCGCAGGTGCTCGGCGAGCTGAACGAGGGGCTGACCACCACCGACGTGATCGGCGGCGGCTTCCAGAAGAAGCCGCTCGACGGCGCGGTGGACATCCTGCTGGTCGGCCAGGACAGCCGCACCGACAACGAGGGCAATCCGCTGCCCCGCGAGGTGCTCGACATGATCAACGGCGGCAAGGCCGACGGCGAGCGCCAGACCGACACGATGATCCTGGTGCACATCCCGCAGAACGGCGAGCAGGCGGTGGCCATCTCCTTCCCGCGCGACTCGCTGGTCGAGCTGTCCGGTGGCTACGGCAAGCACAAGCTGAACAGCGCCTTCGTCTACGCCTACAACGACACCGCCAGCACCCTGCAGCAGCAGGGCGAGGCCGATCTGAAGAAGGTCGACGAGCAGGCCAAGGTGGCCGGCCGCAAGAACCTGATCAGCACCATCGAAACGCTGATCGGCAAGCCAGGCATGATCGACCGCTACGCCGAGGTCAACCTGCTCAGCTTCTACGAGGTCACCCAGGCCATCGGCGGCGTCGAGGTCTGCCTGAACCAGCCGGTCAAGGAGTGGCGCTCCGGGATCGACCTGCCCGCCGGGCTGCAGACGGTCCAGGGCAAGCAGGCGCTGTCGTTCGTCCGCCAGCGCTACGAGCTGCCCAACGGCGACCTGGACCGGATCGCGCGTCAGCAGGCGTTCCTGTCCGGCCTGGCGCGCAAGGTGCTCTCGCCGGACGTGCTGATGAGCCCGGCGCGGATCACCGACGTGATCAACGCGGTGAAGAAGTCGGTCATCCTCTCCAAGGACTGGGACCTGCTGGAGTTCGCCGAGCAGATGCGCGGCATGACCGGCGGCCGGGTCGAGTTCCACACCATTCCCACCGAGGGCAACGGCAAGTACGGCGGGGCGGACATCGTCAAGATCGACAACGACAAGGTGAAGGCGTTCGTCGACGGACTGACCGACGACGGCCCGGCGGCGGCCCCGCCGGCCACCGGCACGCCCGACGGCAAGATCCCCGGCGCGGAGAAGGTCACCGTCGACGTGTTCAACGCCAGCGGCAATGCGAACACCGCCACCCAGCTGAAGGAACTGTTGCGCACCAAGGGTTTCCGGGATGGGGCGAGCACGCAGCTGGATGGCCGCTCGACCACCGTGGTGCGGTTCGCGCCCGGCGAGCAGGCGGCCGCAGACGCGATCAAGCAGGCGATGGGCGACAAGGTCCAGACCGAGCCGGACGCCGATGTGCCCGCCGGGCACGTCCGCGTGCTGCTGGGCCGGGACTACAAGGTGGACGCCAACGGTGCCGCCGGGGCCGGTCAGTCGTCGGCGCCGCCGCCGTCGCAGCCCGAGGAACCGGCCGCCCCGCCCGCCGAGACGCCGCCCGCCGGCCCGCCGCCGATCACCGCCGGTGGCGTCCCCTGTGTGAACTAG
- a CDS encoding type VII secretion target, producing MSNGYEVQLEALRRAALAADSAAEQVSAADLASALGEAVAGLPGARCAQAVEAVGEAWRGDLADWASQARGYGQSLTGAADGYARNDAAVAQDFHGVRIGGGAP from the coding sequence ATGTCGAACGGGTACGAGGTCCAGCTGGAGGCGCTGCGCCGGGCGGCGCTGGCTGCCGATTCGGCCGCTGAGCAGGTGTCAGCGGCCGACCTCGCGAGCGCGCTCGGCGAGGCGGTGGCCGGGTTGCCCGGTGCCCGCTGCGCCCAGGCGGTCGAGGCGGTCGGTGAGGCCTGGCGGGGTGATCTCGCGGACTGGGCGTCGCAGGCGCGGGGTTACGGGCAGTCGCTGACCGGCGCGGCCGACGGGTACGCCCGCAACGACGCCGCCGTGGCGCAGGACTTCCACGGCGTCCGCATCGGGGGAGGCGCACCGTAG
- a CDS encoding alpha/beta hydrolase, producing MVSYGEVRQWRPGPLDSAERSLKALSDQLLDQSDEFVGQGTPAGWSGDAASAAARKRTTISDRMDGILAGVRAARGGLAHAADAVTSLSHAVQETDNLAQANGFGIGDNGAVRDVSPPRQVPIEQVEEIRRQRQRMADELVDRVERILLRANDIDAELGALLSKIATGEAGTEPERPTAAGPPDGKGTPAENAAWWNGLSEDEQQRIIENHPDWIGNRDGIPATDRDQANRSILADEKTRLEAEEAALRADLDDNFFGGVFTDDDAELEAVQGKLKGIEAIESKLDSTAGLGENERHYLLGFSTSDDGQAIVAKGNPDTADNVATFVPGTGADLEGVGGLLNRGDKMWLAADDSSADESTSVITWLGYDAPDNIPLAASQDYASDARQDLDSFHDGLRVTHEAGGPSHNTVIGHSYGSTVIGHAGRDLDLDVDKMVFVGSPGVGVDTAAELNIDPGDVYATTAREDIIRLTPEFIHGNHPVDDDFGAHEFQSDPGEDGISGNVHTHSAYWDDGNKSLTNLGHIIVGNTDKLSAAAH from the coding sequence ATGGTCAGCTACGGAGAAGTGCGGCAGTGGCGGCCCGGTCCGCTAGACAGCGCCGAACGGAGCCTCAAGGCCCTGTCCGACCAGCTGCTCGACCAGTCGGACGAGTTCGTCGGGCAGGGCACCCCGGCGGGGTGGTCCGGCGACGCCGCTTCGGCCGCGGCGCGGAAGCGCACCACGATCAGTGACCGGATGGACGGCATTCTCGCCGGGGTGCGGGCCGCCCGCGGCGGGCTGGCGCACGCGGCCGACGCGGTCACCAGCCTCAGCCACGCCGTCCAGGAAACCGACAACCTGGCTCAGGCCAACGGTTTCGGCATCGGGGACAACGGTGCCGTCCGGGATGTCTCGCCGCCGCGGCAGGTGCCGATCGAACAGGTCGAGGAGATTCGTCGGCAGCGGCAGCGCATGGCCGACGAACTGGTGGACCGCGTGGAGCGGATCCTGCTGCGTGCCAACGACATCGACGCGGAACTCGGCGCACTGCTGAGCAAGATCGCCACCGGGGAGGCCGGAACAGAGCCGGAGCGCCCCACGGCGGCCGGACCGCCCGACGGAAAGGGCACTCCGGCGGAGAACGCCGCCTGGTGGAACGGGCTGTCCGAGGACGAGCAGCAGCGGATCATCGAGAACCACCCCGACTGGATCGGCAATCGCGACGGCATTCCCGCGACCGATCGCGACCAGGCCAACCGGTCGATCCTGGCGGACGAGAAGACCCGGCTGGAGGCGGAAGAAGCCGCGCTGCGGGCCGATCTCGACGACAACTTCTTCGGCGGGGTCTTCACCGACGACGACGCCGAACTCGAAGCGGTCCAGGGCAAGTTGAAGGGCATCGAGGCGATCGAGTCCAAGTTGGACAGTACCGCCGGGCTCGGCGAGAACGAGCGGCACTACCTGCTGGGCTTCAGTACCAGCGACGACGGGCAAGCCATCGTCGCCAAGGGAAATCCCGACACCGCGGACAACGTGGCCACGTTCGTGCCCGGCACCGGCGCCGACCTCGAAGGTGTCGGCGGCCTGCTCAACCGCGGCGACAAGATGTGGCTCGCGGCCGACGACTCGAGCGCCGACGAGTCGACCTCGGTGATCACCTGGCTCGGCTACGACGCTCCGGACAACATTCCACTGGCGGCCTCGCAGGACTACGCGAGCGACGCCCGGCAGGACCTGGACAGCTTCCACGACGGGCTGCGTGTGACGCACGAGGCGGGCGGGCCCTCGCACAACACGGTCATCGGCCACAGCTACGGCAGCACGGTGATCGGGCACGCCGGCCGCGACCTGGACCTCGACGTGGACAAGATGGTCTTTGTCGGCAGTCCCGGGGTCGGCGTGGACACCGCGGCCGAACTCAACATCGATCCCGGCGACGTCTACGCCACCACCGCGCGTGAGGACATCATTCGCCTGACGCCGGAATTCATTCACGGAAACCACCCGGTCGACGACGATTTCGGCGCGCACGAGTTCCAGTCCGATCCCGGGGAGGACGGGATTTCCGGGAACGTGCACACCCACAGCGCCTATTGGGACGACGGCAACAAGTCGCTGACGAACCTCGGGCATATCATCGTCGGCAACACCGACAAGCTCAGCGCGGCAGCGCACTGA
- the rfbB gene encoding dTDP-glucose 4,6-dehydratase: MRVLVTGGAGFIGSHYVRQALTGAYPALADAEIVVLDKLTYAGTEANLAPVAAEERLRFVRGDICDAELVAGLMKGVDLVVHFAAESHVDRSIDGSADFVLTNVLGTQTLLQAALNAQVGKFVHVSTDEVYGTIEEGSWSEDHILEPNSPYSASKASSDLLARSFHRTHGMPVCITRCSNNYGPYQFPEKVIPLFVTNLLDGRNVPLYGDGLNVRDWLHVDDHCRGIQLVADGGRPGEIYNIGGGTELTNRELTQRLLDALGAGWDRVEKVTDRKGHDRRYSVDITKISDELGYRPQVSFDEGLAATVRWYQENRAWWEQLKERAALGSR, encoded by the coding sequence ATGCGGGTTCTGGTCACCGGTGGCGCAGGATTCATCGGTTCGCACTATGTGAGACAGGCCCTGACCGGCGCTTATCCGGCACTGGCCGACGCCGAGATCGTGGTGCTGGACAAGCTGACCTACGCCGGGACGGAGGCGAACCTGGCCCCGGTGGCGGCCGAGGAGCGCCTGCGGTTCGTGCGCGGCGACATCTGCGACGCCGAACTGGTCGCCGGGCTGATGAAGGGCGTCGACCTGGTCGTGCACTTCGCCGCGGAATCGCATGTGGACCGGTCGATCGACGGTTCGGCCGACTTCGTCTTGACCAATGTTCTCGGCACGCAGACCCTGCTCCAGGCGGCGCTGAACGCCCAGGTCGGCAAGTTCGTGCACGTCTCGACCGACGAGGTCTACGGCACGATCGAAGAAGGCTCGTGGTCCGAAGATCACATCTTGGAACCGAATTCCCCGTATTCGGCTTCGAAGGCCTCCTCGGATCTGCTGGCCAGGTCCTTCCACCGCACGCACGGAATGCCGGTGTGCATTACCCGGTGTTCGAACAACTACGGTCCGTACCAGTTTCCGGAGAAGGTCATCCCGCTTTTTGTCACCAATCTGCTCGACGGGCGGAACGTGCCGCTCTACGGCGACGGGCTGAACGTGCGTGACTGGCTGCACGTGGACGATCACTGCCGCGGCATCCAGCTGGTCGCCGACGGCGGCAGGCCCGGCGAGATCTACAACATCGGCGGCGGCACCGAGCTGACCAACCGAGAGCTGACCCAGCGGCTGCTGGACGCGCTCGGCGCGGGCTGGGACCGGGTGGAGAAGGTGACCGACCGCAAGGGCCACGACCGGCGGTACTCGGTGGACATCACCAAGATCTCCGACGAGCTGGGCTACCGTCCGCAGGTGTCGTTCGACGAGGGGCTGGCCGCCACGGTTCGCTGGTACCAGGAGAACCGCGCCTGGTGGGAGCAGCTCAAGGAGCGGGCCGCACTGGGGAGCCGATGA
- the rfbD gene encoding dTDP-4-dehydrorhamnose reductase, which yields MSALELLVPGGTGQLGHDLMALAGPGLGVTAPGSADLDVTRPGAVIEAVTALAERAAAAGARPVVVNAAAYTAVDQAETDEERAFAINADGPRVLAAACSSRRVPLVHVSTDYVFDGDATVPYEPDAPLGPRTAYGRTKAAGEDAVLGSGASAWVVRTAWVYGKHGGNFVKTMVSLESSRETLSVVDDQRGSPTWSADLAAGLVELARRIADGEGPAARVLHCTGGGETTWFGFAQAIFRHLGADPARISPCTTEDFPRPAPRPAYSVLSGKAWQDAGLTPLRPWDEALAAYFEA from the coding sequence ATGAGCGCGCTGGAACTGCTGGTCCCCGGTGGAACGGGGCAACTGGGACACGATCTGATGGCGCTGGCCGGGCCGGGGCTGGGGGTGACCGCGCCCGGATCGGCTGACCTGGATGTGACCAGGCCGGGTGCGGTGATCGAGGCGGTGACCGCGCTGGCCGAGCGCGCGGCGGCGGCCGGTGCGCGGCCGGTGGTGGTCAACGCGGCCGCCTACACCGCGGTCGACCAGGCCGAAACCGACGAGGAGCGCGCCTTCGCGATCAACGCGGACGGCCCGCGGGTGCTCGCCGCGGCCTGCTCGTCGCGGCGGGTGCCGCTGGTGCACGTGTCCACCGACTACGTCTTCGACGGCGACGCCACCGTGCCGTACGAGCCGGACGCCCCGCTGGGCCCGCGCACCGCGTACGGCCGGACGAAGGCGGCCGGTGAGGACGCGGTGCTCGGCTCCGGCGCGTCGGCGTGGGTGGTCCGTACCGCCTGGGTGTACGGCAAGCACGGCGGCAACTTCGTGAAAACCATGGTGTCGCTGGAATCTTCGCGGGAAACACTGTCCGTTGTGGACGATCAGCGGGGCTCGCCGACGTGGTCGGCCGATCTCGCGGCCGGTCTGGTCGAGCTGGCTCGCCGGATCGCCGACGGTGAGGGCCCGGCCGCGCGCGTGCTGCACTGCACGGGTGGCGGGGAGACCACCTGGTTCGGTTTCGCGCAGGCGATCTTCCGGCACCTCGGCGCGGACCCGGCGCGGATTTCCCCGTGCACCACCGAGGACTTCCCGCGCCCGGCGCCGCGCCCCGCCTACTCGGTGCTCTCGGGCAAGGCCTGGCAGGACGCGGGCCTGACCCCGCTGCGCCCCTGGGACGAGGCACTGGCCGCCTACTTCGAGGCCTAG
- a CDS encoding acetyl-CoA carboxylase biotin carboxylase subunit family protein, translating to MKRHITIIHRWRERYAEYAEYLDHSENNVTYITTDVGVQGVPEGAAATALVVNTDDLDEVRAKVVELAARFGKPAGIVALKEDDLEVGAALREEFGCPGPRVSAFLPFRDKLVMCGVIRDAGLALPAFGPAATADQVLEFADEHGWPVIVKPRSESSSAGVVIVTDAEHLATLELDDSRMVQKFVDHTVFHVDGYFDGVAVRRWSSAEYLNTCLSFRGGGVLGSVEDDDPERLKAVGNATAQFISALTDEPTTFHLEVFVAPAADGGFEVQFLEVGARVGGAEIPFLWRDVHGYDLMRAAFELQLGLVPQVTDALEDKDLAGWMLVAAPAKRPCLITESTPVLGLTPGPYAERVLEVGEILPNAAAFYEHVGGRFRFRGSTSAEIVEAIENTVRHFRVAATPIEPD from the coding sequence ATGAAACGGCACATCACGATCATCCACCGGTGGCGCGAGCGTTACGCCGAATACGCGGAGTACCTCGACCATTCCGAAAACAACGTGACCTACATCACCACCGATGTCGGGGTGCAGGGCGTTCCGGAGGGTGCCGCGGCCACCGCGCTCGTGGTGAACACCGACGACCTCGACGAGGTGCGCGCCAAGGTGGTCGAGCTGGCCGCCCGGTTCGGCAAGCCCGCTGGGATCGTCGCGCTCAAAGAGGACGATCTCGAAGTGGGCGCGGCGCTGCGCGAAGAGTTCGGCTGCCCTGGTCCGCGGGTGTCGGCCTTCTTGCCGTTCCGCGACAAACTGGTGATGTGCGGCGTGATCCGGGACGCCGGGCTGGCACTGCCCGCGTTCGGCCCGGCCGCCACCGCCGACCAGGTGCTGGAGTTCGCCGACGAGCACGGGTGGCCGGTGATCGTCAAGCCGCGCAGCGAGAGCAGCAGCGCGGGCGTGGTCATCGTGACCGACGCCGAGCACCTGGCGACCCTGGAACTCGACGACTCGCGCATGGTGCAGAAGTTCGTCGACCACACGGTGTTCCACGTGGACGGTTACTTCGACGGCGTGGCGGTCCGCCGCTGGAGTTCGGCGGAGTACCTGAACACCTGCCTGAGCTTCCGCGGTGGTGGCGTTCTCGGCTCGGTGGAGGACGACGATCCGGAACGGCTCAAGGCGGTCGGCAACGCGACGGCGCAGTTCATCTCCGCGCTGACCGACGAACCGACGACCTTCCACCTGGAGGTATTTGTCGCCCCGGCCGCCGATGGCGGGTTCGAGGTCCAGTTCCTGGAAGTCGGCGCGCGCGTCGGTGGCGCGGAAATCCCGTTCCTGTGGCGGGACGTGCACGGTTACGACCTGATGCGGGCGGCCTTCGAATTGCAGCTGGGCCTGGTGCCGCAGGTGACCGACGCGCTGGAGGACAAGGACCTGGCGGGCTGGATGCTGGTCGCCGCGCCGGCGAAGCGCCCCTGCCTGATCACCGAGTCCACACCGGTGCTGGGCCTGACCCCCGGCCCCTACGCCGAACGCGTTCTGGAGGTCGGCGAGATCCTGCCGAACGCCGCCGCCTTCTACGAGCACGTCGGCGGCCGGTTCCGCTTCCGCGGCTCGACCAGCGCGGAGATCGTCGAGGCCATCGAGAACACGGTGCGTCACTTCCGGGTCGCCGCCACCCCGATCGAACCGGACTGA
- a CDS encoding DUF1206 domain-containing protein, which yields MTSSTKANEARRSKPVQILGRVGMVCYGVVHLIIAYLAVRIVASGGGQEADGRGAISEIGATGVGGFLLWVVAVGLIAYGLWQALMAATGYSWVSKQRRRVMKRVASVARCVVGISLGVYAIQIVVGSGSQGSGDQRQQEFTGKLLALPAGPFLVGALAAVVLGVAVAAAVKGIRKTFLDDLDFTSLPSGTRTWVERLGRIGYLAKAVVVGVVGVLIGFAAFSHDPGQAGGLDAALRTLAVQPFGSALLIAVAAGLAAFGAYCFGAAWAHRN from the coding sequence ATGACCAGCAGCACGAAAGCGAATGAGGCGAGACGCAGCAAGCCCGTCCAGATCCTCGGGCGGGTGGGGATGGTGTGCTACGGCGTCGTCCACTTGATCATCGCGTACCTGGCGGTCCGCATCGTGGCTTCCGGCGGCGGGCAGGAGGCCGACGGGCGCGGGGCGATCAGTGAGATCGGTGCCACCGGGGTCGGCGGGTTCCTGCTCTGGGTGGTCGCGGTCGGGCTGATCGCCTACGGGCTGTGGCAGGCGCTCATGGCGGCCACCGGGTACTCGTGGGTGAGCAAGCAGCGCCGTCGCGTGATGAAGCGGGTGGCTTCGGTGGCGCGCTGCGTGGTGGGGATTTCCCTGGGTGTGTACGCGATCCAGATCGTCGTCGGCTCGGGCAGCCAGGGCTCCGGTGACCAGCGGCAACAGGAGTTCACCGGCAAGCTGCTCGCGTTGCCCGCCGGTCCGTTCCTGGTCGGCGCGCTGGCCGCGGTGGTGCTCGGCGTCGCCGTCGCCGCGGCGGTCAAGGGCATCCGCAAGACCTTTCTCGACGACCTCGACTTCACTTCGCTGCCGAGTGGCACGCGCACCTGGGTCGAGCGCCTCGGCCGGATCGGCTACCTCGCCAAGGCCGTGGTGGTCGGCGTGGTCGGCGTGCTGATCGGCTTCGCCGCGTTCAGCCACGACCCTGGCCAGGCAGGCGGCCTCGACGCGGCCCTGCGCACGCTGGCCGTCCAGCCGTTCGGCTCCGCCCTGCTCATCGCCGTGGCAGCCGGGCTCGCGGCGTTCGGCGCCTACTGTTTCGGCGCGGCCTGGGCCCACCGGAACTGA
- a CDS encoding LCP family protein, with the protein MRTTGKVFLALLSIVALATTGYAYTTLDDFQDNVGTADALIVDPDDPAAPPADDGATDILLVGADSRTDMQGNPLPLRVLKELRTEEKAGVNTDTLIILRIPKNGGKPAAVSIPRDTWIDVPQGGQAKINSVYGVTKANTAADLRRQGKRDDAEVERESDQAGRTALVKTVQDFTQIRVDHYAEVGLLGFYLLTEALGGIKVCLNHATEDKDSGANFRKGVQTVSGGEALSFVRQRKNLPGGDLGRIQRQQAFLSSALHQVLSAGTLTSPDKLNQLMEAVKKSVVVDPGLDLLEFAGQARDIASGEINFQTIPVVAVGARSEDGQSIIEVDLTAVRQFVAELVGRGAQPATGGGSAPGTAPRQNTADGVTCVD; encoded by the coding sequence ATCAGGACCACCGGGAAGGTGTTCCTCGCGCTGCTGTCCATCGTCGCGCTGGCGACGACCGGGTACGCCTACACCACGCTGGACGACTTCCAGGACAACGTCGGCACCGCCGACGCGCTGATCGTCGATCCCGACGACCCGGCCGCCCCGCCCGCCGACGACGGCGCCACCGACATCCTGCTCGTCGGCGCCGACTCGCGCACCGACATGCAGGGCAACCCGCTGCCGCTGCGGGTCCTCAAGGAACTGCGCACCGAAGAGAAGGCCGGGGTCAACACCGACACCCTGATCATCCTGCGCATCCCGAAGAACGGCGGCAAGCCCGCCGCCGTCTCGATCCCGCGCGACACCTGGATCGACGTGCCGCAGGGCGGCCAAGCCAAGATCAACTCGGTGTACGGGGTGACCAAGGCGAACACCGCCGCCGACCTGCGTCGCCAGGGCAAGCGCGACGACGCCGAGGTCGAGCGCGAATCCGACCAGGCGGGCCGCACCGCGCTGGTGAAGACCGTGCAGGACTTCACCCAGATCCGCGTCGACCACTACGCCGAGGTCGGCCTGCTCGGCTTCTACCTGCTCACCGAGGCGCTCGGCGGCATCAAGGTGTGCCTGAACCACGCCACCGAGGACAAGGACTCCGGCGCGAACTTCCGCAAGGGCGTGCAGACCGTCTCCGGCGGGGAGGCGCTGTCGTTCGTCCGCCAGCGCAAGAACCTGCCCGGCGGCGACCTTGGGCGCATCCAGCGGCAGCAGGCCTTCCTGTCCTCCGCACTGCACCAGGTGCTCTCCGCCGGCACGCTGACCAGCCCGGACAAGCTGAACCAGCTGATGGAGGCGGTGAAGAAGTCCGTCGTCGTGGACCCCGGCCTCGACCTGCTGGAGTTCGCCGGTCAGGCCAGGGACATCGCCTCCGGGGAGATCAACTTCCAGACCATTCCGGTGGTCGCCGTCGGCGCCCGCAGCGAGGACGGCCAGAGCATCATCGAGGTGGATCTGACCGCCGTCCGCCAGTTCGTCGCGGAGTTGGTCGGCCGCGGTGCCCAGCCCGCCACGGGCGGCGGTTCCGCCCCGGGCACGGCGCCACGGCAGAACACCGCCGACGGGGTCACCTGCGTGGATTAG
- a CDS encoding TIGR03089 family protein: MSLTDALLRPHLSTPAKPLITHYDDATGARVELSVTTLVNWASKTANWLVEEPEVEPGDPVAVSLPAHWQTAGVLLGAWWCGAHVVAEATGAKVAFTGPETTGSEAELTAVVSLDPMGRGLSSAPGGDAVDFLSDARTAGDTYAPLFPIEPGTPALLSSTVEEVLTQARSYAEKDGIEAGDRVLSTVEWSLPDGVLRGLLAPLAAGASLVQVSNPDPAKLADRGGTERTTRELR, translated from the coding sequence GTGAGCCTTACCGACGCACTGCTGCGCCCGCACCTGTCCACCCCGGCGAAACCGCTGATCACGCACTACGACGACGCGACAGGAGCGCGGGTCGAACTGTCGGTGACCACGCTGGTGAACTGGGCATCGAAAACGGCGAACTGGCTGGTCGAGGAGCCGGAGGTGGAGCCGGGTGACCCGGTGGCGGTGTCGCTGCCCGCGCACTGGCAGACCGCCGGGGTGCTGCTCGGCGCCTGGTGGTGCGGGGCGCACGTGGTGGCCGAGGCGACCGGGGCGAAGGTGGCGTTCACCGGGCCCGAGACCACCGGCAGTGAAGCCGAACTGACCGCGGTGGTCTCGCTGGACCCGATGGGCCGTGGGCTGTCGAGCGCACCGGGTGGGGACGCCGTGGACTTCCTCTCCGACGCCCGCACCGCGGGTGACACTTATGCGCCGCTGTTCCCGATCGAGCCGGGAACCCCGGCGCTTCTTTCGTCCACTGTGGAGGAGGTACTCACACAGGCCCGTTCGTACGCCGAGAAAGACGGGATCGAGGCGGGCGATCGCGTGCTGTCCACTGTGGAGTGGAGCTTGCCGGACGGGGTGCTGCGCGGACTGCTGGCGCCGCTCGCGGCCGGGGCTTCGCTGGTCCAGGTCAGCAACCCGGACCCGGCGAAGCTCGCCGACCGCGGCGGCACCGAGCGCACCACCCGAGAACTGCGCTGA